Within Topomyia yanbarensis strain Yona2022 chromosome 2, ASM3024719v1, whole genome shotgun sequence, the genomic segment CGTTGGAgtattgaatataaaaatatattgcgaATTTCagcttgaaataatttgaaataattgcaaaCTAGTTCcacaaaaaagttttgaaaataagCACGCTCCTAAAAACAATTTAGAACATCCAAGCCTAAGGGAAATAAAAACCCGCTGTAAACTGAATACCATTGCCAACATCTAAGATTTATTTGGTGTATAgcaaatagacactttacgaatcTTCGGAAAAATCAAGTAAagcaaaatttcgatttttgtagtttttgtacccaaaaatcgaacagtatattcaaaaaatttatcaaatcaGTATGCtttaagtttagagtaaaactcatttcaaattaaaatgatttggtaaattattctgaaaaaataagcaatctacgaaaaaagcttctagtgatcaaagtcaccccgctttacggtattcttttaaaaattcctcccctaggttgatgggtttgacggtatttcAAATATCATCAAGCATGAAAAAATTTATACACTTTTGCTTAATCTTTGCACCTTATCATTTTTATTCGGAATATTATTTTATCTTGTATCACTATATCTTAAATAAGATTCATACTatcactcactaacacaatcaattgcatatacCCTTATATATACTAACACTATTCCTTTCCTTCAAAACATACAAGCGCTCGTGGCTTCcgtgataacacaaacctggtcacaaacgcgaacatgctaTTGAAATCATCAACACATACTTCCGTccgcgatttcgccaacattaaaacacccccggtaataaggtgaatgTTGTGGCAcctataaacttacaaacgcggtctcaagtatCAAACTATCGCTCGAGCGATcgtgaaacggtcacgtccgaaagtctctatccgcggtcctagcagcctagactcataccttcagttggaccaatcataGAAAATCACGCTTATATTCACTAGACTATACGTTCcgtgaccggaaactctagtgatatggggtaactctcttcCAGTATCTGAACCGTGCACAGAAAATGAAGGATCAGATTCATGACCGCGACCCACCCCGGTGATTGAGTGAACATTTTAACGGTTATaaacttataaacgcggtctcaagcgcggaTCCACAAACACCTATGttcgtgcgatcatgaatcggccaCGTCGGAAAGTTCCTTACCCTAGGCCTTTGTAgcataggtccatgccttcagttggaccaatcgaaaaaatgacactcatatctactaaacaacacgtaccatggcaacatgaccgggaactctagtgatatggagaatctcactctcttctagcattcagcacgttaacatacaaacgcttaggACCTTCGCGATTATCCGCACACCAAAGCCCGcggtctcgcaaacatgaaaacatgattgagtgcattttctagcactaataaacttataaacaCGGTCTCAACCAGAAACCTACAAACGCGACAACATCTGGAAATCTCTTGCTCCGGTCTTAGAATCTCAGGCCcataccttcagttggaccaaaaaAAATGACGCTAATATTCAGTAGACTACACGTTCCATAGCGACATGAGCGGGAGTCCTAGTGATATGtggaaactgatttttctagcATCCGTACCATACACCAAACATTAGGCATCAGATTCACGATCTTTCATGAATGCaggcgaatatgtgaatggccacacggtcatacagtcgaatttatacacgcgaagttacacatacgctagcacacgcaacatacaaacggccacgcgatcgagcacgtcaacgtacaaacgcttcacagtgggaccaatccaaaaaaggtgggacaaaacctatttgaggccttagatgtcattttagagccagcatttcttcgtaggatatgttcacaatattggACTTGggttggactaaagtagagtacccaagaattttttttagaggatcgatgtcttcgacaaagttgtcgaatattatgttttgaataacttcttctaagataccacagacatcagacctcatttttgaggaaaaaatgttgttttttgtaaatataaatataatgtaaataTAGTTTTTAGACTTTTCTATGCTAAAAACCTTAATTAATTTACAacgttctacaaacttgcaggtatccctaaaatacaacttttagttgaaggaactaataacgtaaaatcaacattttagcttctaaaactatttttcatataaatttgatctattttcatcaaaaatttctgtttttttgagcactttagtgcacccaaactttggctattccgatactctactatttatagaataaattaaatattacacaaaaacaggatatagttggacgcacTGTTTGGGTAatacggtttataacataaactgtgtttatattattttcaatttatatacattattggCTATTaccaaaatcttatattttacaCGCACCTACAAGCATGTAGAACATATCGAGTTGATCAATTACGCTTACAACAtggaaaatttaagaaaaatacaaattttgtaattaaactgccaaagaagtacgatttcggattaaaaaataaatctacagCATGTGTaaggtattttcaacaaaaatgttcgaaattgaatattatacaactttgctgTCCTCAACCATCTAAAACAATAGAAATGATTGAAttatattgtgaatatttttccaaagacACCTAGGTTCTATAATATCTAAGACCTCAAAAAGATATTGTTCTACTTTTATGAATTTGTTGAACTAACCTTATTGGTTTATCTGAAGTAGAAATcccgaactaaaaaaaatcaaattttgtttaaatggataggtttcagcaaagttgtcaaatattgtatttggaacaattttgttgaaaataccatatacattatgctatatttcaccctaaggaggaaaatttggtaaaaaccaaaatttctcattaACCATATACATactgtagatttattttttgggccgaaatcgttgttcatTGACAGTTtaacttcaaaatttatattaatttttttgtattttttcacttttccattCCAATAACGGTTACAATACCGTTATTGATCAACTCAATCTGTTCTACTTGCTTGTAGGTGCGtgtaaaatataagattttgataatagctaataatgcatataaattaaaaataatataaacacattttatgttataaaccgtctttcatgaatggtcacccaaacagtgcgtccaactatatcctgtttctgtgtaatatttaatttattctaggaatagtagagtatcggaatagccaaagtttggctgcacaaaagtgcccAAAAGAACAGaattttttgatgaaaatagatcaaatttatatgaaaaatagttttagaagttaaaatgttgattttacgttattagttccttcaactAAAATATGTATTTTAGGGATACcagcaagtttgtagaacattgtaaattaatcaattaaggtttttagcaTAGAAAAGTCGAAAACCTGATTTTCAggtcatatttacaaaaaaaaaacaacaattttgccccaaaaatgaggtctgatgtctgtggtatcttagaagaagttattcaaaacataacattctacaactttgtcgaagacatcgaccctctaaaaattttttttttaattttccaaccaaaaaatattctatttaaaaagttgcagaataatattatgaacatatcctacgaagaaatgctggctctaaaatgacatctaaggcctcaaattgGTTTTGTCCctccttttttggattggtcccactgtgcgcatgagcccttcacgatgatacacgcgattgtaAACTCCCTAAACGCCCGCACATATCATAGTACATCACATATTGattgtacaatgaatatcatatTCAGGATCACGGCCCGCTCCATTTGgttttaaatattgttttagtgggcaacatttcccgtctcgtctgcaattgtagtgacggggagcccttccgagatcctagctctacagctccagtagtacAACTCTAAAATGCATCACGGAGAAGCTGCCTGTACAAAAATATTCTAACATCAAttttaaacatgtttttaaaaccgttttaaataaaatatctgaatagtaaaaatagtttgtttttaaATTGAATACCAATTGACagccaaaaaatgttattttattataaaatattatttattaaatacaattttaaatcaaaatgatcataactaaaattttgcaaaaagttttcaaatatCTAAATTCCGTTTTAATAAAAACGATTAATTCGTGAAATTCCACACCTTATaaattattcgcgtttctccactCCATTGTTTTTGAAACTGACTTCAATAGAAACTCGTTAAAGCACGATGTGACATGATAAATCCCGAAATTCGAAttgaaaaacaatgtttttctgATAGAATACTGCATTCAATTTCTTGATTACTATAAAAACGTAATTTTCGGACCCAACTGCAAATTCCTTGCCAGATCAGTAATTTCTGAGCAAATTTGTCAGCAGAACTCGAATTCATCTCGAACTGCAAATGTTGATCCAGTGACGCAGTCCCAGTGAAACTTCAAAAGCGTACGATACCAGATCGACTGCACACTCCAGCAGGCTAGCACTAGCTTGACTCAACACCGGATCAACTTCCGTCGTCAGTTGGTTAACGGTGAACGTCAGATTGAACGTATCCGTTTGCATTCTAAGAAGGAcctataaaaaatgaaatattttatctGAAGAATATTCTACCGCTACACTTGAACTTACCGAAGAAATGCATGCCAATTTGTACATATCACTCATCTCATCGTCGAACTGATCCTGAACGTCAACGCAATGCTCTACGAGATCCTCGACATCTCCCGAGCTATTCAAAAACTTTGTTAAGTTACTTCTGGCACTGTCCCGTATTTGCAACAGATTCCCAACTCTTGTTTGCAGACACCCGCTTTGACTGCGATTGGTCACGGACTGTATCATGTCTTCCACGTCCACTTCCCGGCCCAAACAGTCCCGCACGGGTTCCCTTAGATCCCGTACACTTCCGCGAACATCTTCCGAAAACGCCTTCAGCAATGCCTTCATTTCATTCTGCTGCAGTTCCCTAGCGTACTGAGTCGCGTGGTTAACCGTTGCCTCGATCCACGCTAACCGCCTGCCAACTACAGCTTCCGATTGCGTCCGGTACTCTTCCGTGACCGAGTAGATTATGTCACTTAGCACGTTCTGGGCGGCTCCGGTACTAACCAGCGCACTTCCGTTGAATCGGGCTAAATTGATTTGTAAACCTGAGATCGACGTTCCGTAGTCGGTCAGGTTGGCAACAGTGTTTTCCCGGTTTCCGATCGAAATAGCATAGTTAGAACCTACGGAGCCGCTGCTGCTACCTGTAGAACTGGACGAGGTAGAACTGGATTGAGTAGTGGTCGTTGTAAAGGGCCATATCCAGTTCCAACCGAAGGCTTCCGAAGTTCTAGGACCTAGTAACAGAGCCGTCACCAACAGTACTATCTTGGAGCAAAACATCGCGCCAGTGCTGGATTGCAATTCAGCTTTCGAGTGCATCGGCGATGTTTTATATATGGCATCTATTAGTTGGCCTCCGTTTGTTTGGCCAGCAGTTGACCTTATCCGTAGTTGATTATACTGAATTTGAATTACTGAACAGTTGCTGGGGCCGTTACCAGCAGGCGAATGGTTCTTTGCGAGAAGCAAGAAAATGATAACACATCTGTTGTGGCGCCTTCTCGTTCTCGTGCGTCCATTAAAGTGTGCCTTGTTGATGAGTTCACTAATTAGGATATCATCGTCGCATTCCCTCTGTCCCGAAGCATTTGGCGACGAACAGAGAAAACATTCGGTTGACATGCAACTGAATGGAAACAGCACCAAGTATCGTGTTATGTTTATGCAAATTCGGACATATCGTTACATCTTTTCCTTTTTAAAATGGGTATAACATTCGGGGCGCTCCGCTGTGTAAAATGTAGAAGCACCTCAGTAAGTACACAATAACATTCTAGTTTTGGCCTTGACTTCTTGGCTTCACCCGCTGCTGGTTGCTTCCCACTCAATGATGGCGTCAGCACAAGTGGTGTTATGCTTGATACTGATCAGTGAGAAATAGACCTAGAAGATTTGTCCGTTAAAGGCTACCTCTGAGCTCGTTAggattagggttgtggtacccagaaccgtagcgtggtcttctggcgcccttggcggagacTGAGTTTAGCGCCCCTTGCGACGTTTGTCTACGTTAGTAGCATTGTCAGTGAA encodes:
- the LOC131684900 gene encoding uncharacterized protein LOC131684900; the protein is MFCSKIVLLVTALLLGPRTSEAFGWNWIWPFTTTTTQSSSTSSSSTGSSSGSVGSNYAISIGNRENTVANLTDYGTSISGLQINLARFNGSALVSTGAAQNVLSDIIYSVTEEYRTQSEAVVGRRLAWIEATVNHATQYARELQQNEMKALLKAFSEDVRGSVRDLREPVRDCLGREVDVEDMIQSVTNRSQSGCLQTRVGNLLQIRDSARSNLTKFLNSSGDVEDLVEHCVDVQDQFDDEMSDMYKLACISSVLLRMQTDTFNLTFTVNQLTTEVDPVLSQASASLLECAVDLVSYAFEVSLGLRHWINICSSR